The window TCTGATTGCGTCGTCGTTAGCCACGTTGTGCCCTCCAGTGATTCCCATCTTTCCTGTACATCCTCTAAAACCTCCCGCCCGCCGACGGCGACGAAGCTCGGGCCGGTCCCCGAGAGAGAGACCCCATCCACGTCCGGTAGGGCGGAAAGCAGTGGGTCGGTGGGGAACCCGAGCGCACCACAAAACGCGAACCCGTTGACCGTCATCGCTCGCCCGTACTCCCCATCGAGTGCGAGATCCGCTACCAACTCGGCCATCGGTGCGACTCGTCGACAGCGCGAAACGTCCGCATCCGACGAGAACGCCTGCTCCGGTGGCGTAAATACGAGCACGTCCCACGACACTTCCTTCCGAGCGAGCAGTTCGTCGCGATTGTTGTCGGTAACCGTAACTCCTCCGAGCATGCTCGCACTGGCGTCGTCGAACGCCCCCGTTGCCGTCACGCCGACGTCGCGGGCGGCTCGCACCCCGAGTCGGCAGGCGTCTTCTCGTTCCATCTCCACGTCGAGT of the Haladaptatus caseinilyticus genome contains:
- a CDS encoding shikimate kinase: MNGRAKAPAAGTVLNALATGIGSAFAIDEYTTAEVTLDDSDGIRGEIADAPNADTRLIERCVESVLDFADADRSLGGTVRTESDVPMASGLKSSSAAANATVLATLSALDVEMEREDACRLGVRAARDVGVTATGAFDDASASMLGGVTVTDNNRDELLARKEVSWDVLVFTPPEQAFSSDADVSRCRRVAPMAELVADLALDGEYGRAMTVNGFAFCGALGFPTDPLLSALPDVDGVSLSGTGPSFVAVGGREVLEDVQERWESLEGTTWLTTTQSDGTRTI